A region of Triplophysa dalaica isolate WHDGS20190420 chromosome 18, ASM1584641v1, whole genome shotgun sequence DNA encodes the following proteins:
- the adra2b gene encoding alpha-2B adrenergic receptor: protein MESACSAGPGLPGNNINSTVGTSSPTCNQSLLKFSPYSPEATAGFATAITLMIIFTIVGNILVIIAVLTSRSLRGPQNLFLVSLAGADILVATLIIPFSLANELMGYWYFRSVWCEIYLALDVLFCTSSIVHLCAISLDRYMSISRAVTYGAQRTHKSIKCAILVVWLISAVISFPPLLSMNKNKGGADADGGPQCQLNDERWYILYSTIGSFFAPCLIMILVYMRIYQIAKQRTRCPPGEPRKEVLASATTPQHEGQENGTGEEIPSTPQKTPRMVRPPTLAVYQVDSVQLCETKRSLTTNNLLQPPSSAPTLTTLHSSLCPSPSPSNSSNIVCKKSKDRRKEKKPIKVPDNNNGESMSSDSDTEQGGRGIEVPCTPIMTPSGIHSPATIQKYRDMIATAKGAKLVARKTKHEGTPNSARRKAMVNREKRFTFVLAVVIGVFVICWFPFFFSYSLQAVCPETCTLPEPLFKFFFWIGYCNSCLNPVIYTIFNKDFRRAFKKILCEKTKGTFF from the coding sequence ATGGAGAGCGCGTGCTCTGCCGGCCCAGGTTTGCCTGGCAATAACATCAACAGTACCGTAGGCACTTCATCACCAACCTGTAACCAGAGCTTGCTCAAATTCTCCCCATACTCTCCAGAAGCCACAGCAGGGTTTGCGACAGCCATCACGCTGATGATTATTTTTACCATTGTGGGCAATATTCTGGTCATCATTGCTGTGTTAACTAGCCGCTCACTCAGAGGACCCCAGAATCTGTTCTTGGTCTCTCTCGCAGGCGCTGACATCTTGGTGGCCACGCTTATCATCCCATTTTCACTGGCCAATGAGTTGATGGGGTACTGGTATTTCCGCTCCGTATGGTGTGAGATTTACCTAGCACTGGATGTCTTATTCTGCACATCCTCTATAGTGCACCTGTGTGCCATTAGTCTAGACCGTTACATGTCCATCTCACGTGCTGTAACATACGGTGCCCAGCGGACGCACAAAAGCATCAAATGTGCAATTCTGGTGGTGTGGCTGATCTCTGCAGTTATCTCCTTCCCACCCCTCCTCTCCATGAACAAGAATAAAGGTGGGGCGGATGCAGACGGGGGGCCACAGTGTCAGCTCAACGACGAGCGCTGGTACATCCTGTACTCTACCATTGGTTCCTTCTTTGCACCTTGTCTGATAATGATATTAGTCTACATGCGAATCTACCAGATCGCCAAACAGCGCACGCGTTGTCCACCAGGAGAGCCCCGGAAGGAAGTCCTAGCCAGTGCCACCACACCTCAGCACGAGGGGCAGGAAAATGGGACAGGAGAGGAAATACCTTCTACCCCACAGAAAACCCCCAGAATGGTGAGGCCTCCCACCCTAGCTGTGTATCAAGTGGATTCCGTTCAGCTGTGTGAAACGAAGCGCAGCCTAACCACCAACAATCTCCTGCAGCCTCCCTCATCAGCCCCGACACTGACCACCCTGCATTCCTCTCTGTGTCCCTCCCCCTCACCTTCCAACTCATCCaatattgtttgtaaaaaatcGAAAGACAGAAGGAAGGAGAAAAAGCCAATCAAAGTACCTGACAACAATAACGGTGAAAGCATGAGCTCTGACTCGGACACAGAGCAGGGTGGACGGGGGATAGAGGTGCCCTGCACCCCCATCATGACACCCAGCGGCATCCATTCCCCTGCCACCATTCAGAAATACAGAGACATGATAGCCACAGCCAAAGGTGCAAAGCTGGTGGCACGGAAGACAAAGCATGAAGGAACGCCCAATTCGGCACGCCGCAAAGCCATGGTGAACCGAGAGAAACGCTTCACCTTTGTATTAGCTGTCGTGATTGGCGTATTTGTCATCTGCTGGTTTCCGTTCTTCTTCTCCTACAGCCTCCAGGCTGTGTGCCCAGAAACCTGCACCCTCCCAGAGCCCCTCTTCAAGTTCTTCTTCTGGATCGGGTACTGCAACAGCTGCCTCAATCCCGTCATCTACACCATCTTCAACAAAGACTTCCGCAGAGCCTTCAAAAAGATCCTCTGCGAGAAAACCAAAGGCACATTTTTCTGA
- the dusp2 gene encoding dual specificity protein phosphatase 2, which produces MGIGEPLEISGSELVHILRTPSEFFTSGGCIVLDCRPFLAYSRSHIIESRNVNWNSMLRRRSKSSVVSLEWLVADKSLLAQLRNGDFSPVVVLDENSRSVGDLKSESLASLLISALQLEVQSGSTQICFLQGGFDGFFTHYPELCFNLPVMCSNPALSDSEPIVSGRKTPLYDQGGPVELLPFLFLGSAHHSSRRETLERCGITAVLNVSSSCPNLFEEELQYKTLKVEDNLAADIRVLFPEAIHFIESVKESGGRVLVHCHAGISRSATICLAYLIHARRVRLDEAFDFVKRRRQVISPNLAFMGQLLQFETDVLCPFSVLDRENSAAAF; this is translated from the exons ATGGGTATTGGCGAACCTCTCGAGATTTCAGGTAGTGAGTTAGTTCACATTTTGCGCACTCCCAGTGAGTTCTTCACGTCCGGAGGATGTATCGTGTTGGACTGCCGGCCTTTCCTCGCCTACTCCCGGTCGCACATCATCGAGTCTCGCAACGTGAACTGGAACTCAATGTTGAGGCGCAGATCCAAGAGCTCCGTGGTGTCTCTCGAGTGGCTGGTGGCCGATAAATCGCTGCTGGCCCAGCTACGTAACGGGGACTTCTCTCCGGTGGTCGTCCTGGATGAAAACAGTCGGTCGGTCGGAGATCTGAAGAGTGAGAGTCTGGCCAGTCTCCTGATCAGTGCCCTTCAATTAGAGGTCCAGTCTGGATCTACTCAGATCTGCTTTTTACAAG GTGGCTTTGATGGATTCTTTACACATTACCCAGAGCTTTGTTTTAACCTTCCGGTCATGTGTTCAAATCCTGCTCTCAGTGACTCGGAACCCATCGTGTCAGGAAGAAAGACTCCTCTCTATGATCAG GGTGGTCCAGTTGAGCTCCTTCCCTTCCTCTTTCTTGGCAGCGCTCATCACTCGTCCAGAAGGGAAACTCTGGAGCGGTGTGGGATTACGGCTGTTCTTAACGTTTCCTCCTCTTGTCCAAACCTGTTTGAGGAAGAACTTCAGTACAAGACGCTAAAGGTCGAAGACAATCTAGCTGCAGATATACGTGTGCTCTTTCCTGAAGCAATCCATTTCATTG AGTCGGTAAAAGAAAGCGGTGGCCGAGTGTTGGTCCACTGTCATGCAGGGATCTCTAGGTCAGCGACCATCTGCCTGGCATACCTGATACACGCCCGCCGTGTCCGCCTCGACGAGGCTTTTGACTTTGTGAAACGCCGCAGACAAGTCATCTCACCCAACCTGGCTTTCATGGGCCAACTGCTGCAGTTCGAGACAGACGTTCTGTGCCCTTTTTCTGTACTAGACCGAGAAAACAGCGCTGCTGCATTTTAG